In Cyanobacterium sp. T60_A2020_053, the following are encoded in one genomic region:
- a CDS encoding Hsp70 family protein, whose amino-acid sequence MYKIAILLDLDNIKPRLENIEMLCGKYGNMVVKRAFSNTPSVLTAYGGDFRKFDYRFELTPGLNTVAQEVDNLIFQTVDELINNSKLGINLVAIVSNDNDYAQLFNNLKSKGIKSLVIGNQIGNKSRESANYVEFLTEVMHSIPVGIDLGTTNTVVSLANYNAMRKEWNSTVVQMRVKDENGSLVGKTMIPSSVRFTSKEEGEIGAHIKKNAYAFRDQTILAWKHNMGDNERGKPFEYALTWGKVSPEKAASQVLSFCRQQLLDKYPNVGGVVITHPASYESDAIEATRKAAVLAGWQEDEVVLLSEPQGALYDFLYSMQRGDIPPAFDVNSPTNVMVYDLGGGTLDVTLHQVQWDGNSNTFVINDVAIGSRTRVGGDKVDQLIADYILNNGINNANLSSADRDKLSYELPLYAEKFKKLWGAEYFSARDKSIFKLAFQGTFLDNQLPIRHYISADKMSLILADLLCPDLSLQMLEGMDGDKAFEQTPFTDRFDTFIVPILDVLLKAKQTTGEMPRVDAVLLNGGMTYFPPIKERLQVLFGKNVLFLADGDLDLAVARGASLYASGALTSSERVNPTHIYLETKQGDEVGLRLLVAQGQKYPYKTTLDGFNLPSETDGNLNFNIWVGMGSKPNVNTTLQRSRGVSLQQMLSSGLRSSAPLRLQVEYTYDERLLLTFIADDNHEAQFKLEVGTDNHGTAKGAVNQFVTVKSEIDPQSLIPTISRTRHGKEVDPNVTVKLKDWDDLAYQLERNFNNARLHDRRRDLIKSSSISSNRADVIDNLLRWLEMESFWGNSSHASRTYVAVQSLGEIFASINPETSNNLHNSEMKFKQWIQLKINQNLGSLDNRLYDSIINTPGKLLWTDFDLKLIEGFKYFHHEPRSLVFLNSLGKCGLCNSNNLSFLKGILKNSQHLGQKEKASWALGRLISAGQPQDYRLDFPQVEKTAGFVLEQLYHKIKEPQVGLNLLGTLSQCLGWHALNYQLNNTICGQIDLLPRADLPVYSNLGGFQQIESIFNTRLGLLPKMLNIASLSSADSQEVKQLLIESIKITN is encoded by the coding sequence ATGTATAAAATCGCTATTTTGTTGGATTTAGATAACATTAAACCCCGTTTAGAAAATATTGAAATGCTATGCGGAAAGTATGGCAATATGGTTGTTAAAAGGGCTTTTTCTAATACCCCGTCAGTATTAACTGCTTATGGTGGTGATTTTCGTAAATTTGATTATCGTTTTGAATTAACTCCCGGTTTAAATACTGTTGCTCAAGAAGTTGATAATTTAATTTTTCAGACTGTTGATGAGTTAATTAATAATAGTAAATTAGGTATTAATTTAGTGGCAATAGTTAGTAATGATAACGACTATGCTCAACTTTTTAACAATCTCAAATCTAAGGGCATAAAATCTTTAGTAATTGGTAATCAAATTGGCAACAAATCGAGAGAAAGTGCGAATTATGTTGAGTTTCTGACGGAAGTAATGCACTCTATTCCCGTGGGCATTGATTTAGGCACAACTAATACTGTGGTATCTCTGGCTAACTATAACGCTATGAGAAAAGAGTGGAATTCTACGGTAGTACAAATGCGTGTTAAAGACGAAAATGGTAGTTTAGTGGGAAAAACTATGATTCCTTCCTCGGTGCGCTTCACATCGAAAGAAGAGGGAGAAATCGGGGCGCATATCAAGAAAAATGCTTATGCTTTTCGAGACCAAACTATTTTAGCTTGGAAGCATAATATGGGAGACAATGAAAGAGGGAAACCTTTTGAATATGCGTTGACATGGGGGAAAGTTTCTCCTGAAAAAGCAGCCTCTCAGGTGTTGAGTTTTTGTCGTCAACAATTATTAGACAAATATCCTAATGTGGGAGGAGTGGTAATCACTCATCCTGCTTCCTATGAGTCAGATGCCATTGAAGCCACTAGAAAGGCGGCGGTTTTAGCTGGTTGGCAGGAAGATGAGGTGGTGTTACTTTCTGAGCCTCAAGGGGCTTTATATGATTTTCTTTACTCTATGCAACGGGGCGATATTCCTCCTGCATTTGATGTTAATAGCCCCACTAATGTGATGGTATATGATTTGGGGGGCGGTACTTTAGATGTTACTTTGCATCAGGTGCAATGGGATGGTAATAGCAACACATTTGTTATTAATGATGTTGCTATTGGTTCTCGCACTCGTGTGGGGGGTGATAAGGTAGATCAGTTAATTGCTGATTATATTTTAAATAATGGCATTAATAATGCTAATTTATCTTCGGCTGATCGGGATAAGTTAAGCTATGAGTTACCTCTTTATGCAGAGAAGTTTAAAAAGTTGTGGGGCGCTGAATATTTTTCTGCTAGGGATAAAAGTATCTTTAAGTTGGCTTTTCAAGGCACTTTTTTGGATAATCAATTACCGATTCGTCATTATATTAGTGCGGATAAGATGAGTTTAATCTTAGCAGATTTACTCTGTCCTGATCTTAGTTTACAGATGTTGGAGGGGATGGATGGTGATAAGGCTTTTGAACAAACCCCTTTTACTGATCGGTTTGATACTTTTATTGTGCCTATTTTAGATGTTTTATTGAAGGCAAAACAAACCACGGGGGAAATGCCTAGGGTGGATGCTGTGTTACTCAATGGTGGTATGACTTATTTTCCACCTATTAAAGAAAGATTACAGGTTCTTTTTGGTAAAAATGTTCTTTTTTTGGCGGATGGTGATCTTGATTTGGCGGTGGCGAGGGGCGCTTCTTTATATGCTTCGGGCGCTTTAACTTCATCTGAGAGGGTGAATCCTACTCATATTTATTTGGAAACGAAACAAGGTGATGAGGTTGGTTTGCGATTGTTGGTGGCTCAAGGGCAGAAGTATCCTTATAAAACTACCCTTGATGGTTTTAATTTACCTTCGGAAACTGACGGTAATCTTAATTTTAATATTTGGGTGGGTATGGGTAGTAAACCTAATGTTAATACGACTTTACAACGGTCACGGGGTGTTTCTTTACAGCAAATGTTGTCTTCTGGTTTACGTTCCAGCGCCCCTCTCCGTTTGCAGGTAGAATATACTTACGATGAAAGACTATTGTTAACTTTTATTGCTGATGATAACCACGAAGCGCAATTCAAATTGGAAGTAGGCACGGATAATCATGGCACGGCGAAGGGCGCTGTTAATCAATTTGTCACGGTAAAAAGTGAAATTGATCCTCAAAGTTTAATTCCTACTATTTCTCGCACCCGACATGGCAAAGAAGTTGATCCTAATGTGACAGTTAAATTAAAAGATTGGGATGATTTAGCTTATCAATTAGAACGGAATTTTAACAATGCCCGTTTACATGATCGCCGTCGTGATTTAATTAAATCAAGCTCCATTTCGTCGAATCGTGCCGATGTTATCGATAACTTATTGAGATGGCTGGAAATGGAGAGTTTTTGGGGTAATTCTTCCCACGCCTCTCGCACTTATGTAGCGGTGCAATCTTTAGGGGAAATATTCGCTTCCATTAACCCCGAAACTTCTAATAATCTTCACAATTCAGAAATGAAGTTTAAGCAGTGGATTCAATTAAAAATTAATCAAAACTTAGGCAGTTTAGATAATCGCCTTTATGACTCCATTATTAACACTCCGGGTAAATTATTATGGACTGATTTTGATCTCAAACTTATTGAAGGTTTTAAGTATTTTCACCATGAACCTCGCTCTTTAGTATTCTTGAACTCATTGGGTAAATGTGGTTTATGTAATTCCAACAATCTTAGTTTTCTGAAAGGAATACTAAAAAATAGTCAACATTTAGGGCAAAAAGAAAAAGCTAGTTGGGCGCTGGGGCGTTTAATTAGTGCTGGGCAACCCCAAGATTATCGTCTTGATTTTCCCCAAGTGGAGAAGACTGCCGGTTTTGTCCTAGAACAGTTATACCATAAAATTAAAGAACCTCAAGTGGGTTTGAATCTGTTAGGCACTTTATCTCAGTGTTTGGGGTGGCACGCGCTGAATTATCAGTTAAATAATACTATTTGTGGTCAAATTGATTTATTACCAAGG
- the grpE gene encoding nucleotide exchange factor GrpE, producing MKKPEINQQKKNKVFQRITKPKPIINKEDKIIFTSELNNNSWSKFTLFLEHHLRDFIPRNYENREHFAHLATIQRKCLKLLEMNHNNNWQNLLEISNKDNWLKLLEEIPKIEYNQGEIFCFHLSRKYEYNPQEFLLLWDKNIKEFTSLFSDIVSSENPDLMKLENFANIIDSFNRFPERTFFLLYQLPNYLEENDKEILINCQSYQTIIKFGASEFIGKFGYTLQKEFNITRTAIKEKAAQNLVQELGETEATLQAEINRLEEDKKELKKQLQYLQDNSLQDALYQLAKSLQNEQQQPVLDQLFNLYKKIDKLLENNESLSPQDTLTCFINLENFFKALSSLNIQPFPPNTETILEITGEDLDNNKYNYISGSQFTTKEEVKKVKCITCGWQVGEEIITPAKVAEITESPS from the coding sequence ATGAAAAAACCAGAAATTAATCAACAAAAAAAGAACAAAGTCTTTCAAAGAATTACTAAACCAAAGCCAATCATTAACAAAGAAGATAAAATTATTTTTACCTCAGAATTAAATAATAATTCTTGGAGCAAATTTACATTATTTTTAGAGCATCACTTGCGTGATTTTATACCGCGCAATTATGAAAATCGAGAACATTTCGCTCATTTAGCAACTATTCAACGTAAATGTCTCAAATTGCTAGAAATGAATCACAATAATAATTGGCAGAATTTGCTAGAAATAAGTAATAAAGATAATTGGCTAAAGTTACTAGAAGAAATACCAAAAATTGAATACAATCAGGGGGAAATTTTTTGTTTTCATTTATCTCGAAAATATGAATATAACCCCCAAGAATTTTTATTACTGTGGGACAAAAATATTAAGGAATTTACTAGTTTATTTTCTGATATTGTTAGCAGTGAGAACCCAGATTTAATGAAGTTAGAAAACTTTGCTAATATTATTGATTCGTTTAACCGTTTCCCAGAAAGAACTTTTTTTCTTCTTTATCAATTACCTAATTATTTAGAAGAGAATGACAAAGAAATTTTAATTAATTGTCAATCTTATCAAACTATTATTAAATTTGGTGCATCAGAGTTTATTGGTAAATTTGGTTACACATTACAAAAAGAATTTAACATTACTCGCACTGCTATTAAAGAAAAAGCTGCTCAAAATTTAGTACAAGAATTAGGAGAAACAGAGGCAACTTTACAAGCAGAAATTAATCGATTAGAAGAAGATAAAAAGGAGTTAAAAAAACAACTTCAATATTTACAAGATAATTCACTACAAGATGCCCTCTATCAGTTGGCTAAATCATTGCAAAATGAACAACAACAACCAGTTTTAGACCAACTCTTTAACCTTTACAAAAAAATTGATAAGTTACTAGAAAATAATGAAAGTTTATCTCCTCAAGATACTTTGACTTGTTTTATTAACCTAGAAAACTTTTTTAAGGCTTTATCTAGTTTAAATATTCAACCTTTTCCTCCTAATACCGAGACAATTTTAGAAATTACAGGAGAAGATTTAGACAATAACAAATATAACTATATTTCTGGGTCGCAGTTTACCACGAAAGAAGAAGTTAAAAAGGTTAAATGTATTACTTGTGGTTGGCAAGTAGGAGAAGAAATTATTACTCCTGCTAAAGTTGCCGAAATTACTGAATCTCCATCATAA